The Helicoverpa armigera isolate CAAS_96S chromosome 25, ASM3070526v1, whole genome shotgun sequence genome has a window encoding:
- the LOC110377620 gene encoding ras-responsive element-binding protein 1 isoform X2 has translation MDGVQIEKQELRVTRTTSIDSDNRSDRSEEEDLRRARKRAASTSPSPIPMDKRTARYECPKCRQRFDSVNAFDIHRFTAHSDETKTGFDDLTFVDFSSKKFPEIARGVCERNPHVSVTEQRYRCDMCCRDFPCGQALEMHRKSCASATRIPTPERDRTREDFFAKLDLKNRSFGIPGTLTPPMERFTPKFDDGHLTNGIRHIDAARDLADIQSILSVTSAGGLLERLTGTRVALESSVLTPPDTITKDRDQEETQDNFAAEFRRMKLRGEFPCRLCPAKFPNLRALKGHNRVHLSGTGPGPYQCNMCPHASLDKAALVRHMRTHNGDRPYECAVCNYAFTTKANCERHLRNRHAKVTREDVKRSIIYHPSEDPNNDEVNSKLARDEVKRSLAFHTPDIDRRNESTGRDTPLTHFTPSFITDRHPVTNLTTKPLPLPLPESPLPLPIPRDSEQPTPRIKVKGIGQLTQIPPEFRPPEISYKQNDISHDSYDEEAPVDLSTSDNNSCDVLDLSKKKRDADAEEPKSTPRPSFEPDPASVAATAFEKTRLLLASQRLFENSLPKIDPAYYASQLSQLYAGAVPGIPGLPLPPSFPIAPYLLQPSFFHHPTDSRELAEIKDHIQKEIIRGLSMSGGRLVPNDPESQPKLEPEEDEQKPPPSVSPVPSPHSESPRPQMNNTLVPQTDSVKMVIKNGVLMPKQKQRRYRTERPFSCSQCSARFTLRSNMERHVKQQHPQHWSVRRPAPRAPPPYPTPDSLTDRMKFALLARHLERPLQQSEHSPVRRDSDEVADNEEDEEDTLVIDEEPEPEIKAEDHTAARRAAAEILMATCQQEMTKDFDLKIAGNLINKPVPITNDKTESGTNSISPTQEPLPVPVVPTRSDEEEDEEGLVASTSEGNNSGSDENKSETDTALPPKKKSAYSLAPNRVSCPYCHRKFPWSSSLRRHVLTHTGQKPFKCPHCTLLFTTKSNCDRHLLRKHGGSARAILAEPIPETVSPPQPVNDTRAVPERPFKCVSCPTSTFSSLDTLKKHMSSRHGADSQPSSPNPEIIEETNEGGLVFKCHLCEASFGDRSGALSHLATGHTAEYEQLVSKGALDAASDRSESADDDERGKFPDHANRKVVCAFCIRRFWSAEDLRRHMRTHSGERPFACDLCRRRFTLKHSMLRHRKKHREEITDDEEASPPNTPLEDTVTNGYRYQDDDGSGSEIPSNVNNNNSPPSAPYEKKLKLDMTSRKYSSEAENDPENSDLIGKLLGIPDKTINKLLSSADEAAKILGVNK, from the exons ATGGACGGCGTTCAAATTGAAAAGCAAGAGCTTCGCGTCACTAGGACGACGAGCATCGACAGTGACAACCGATCTGACAGGAGCGAGGAGGAAGACCTACGCAGAGCGCGCAAACGAGCCGCCTCCACCTCACCCTCACCCATCCCCATGGACAAGAGAACCGCAAGATACGAGTGCCCCAAGTGCCGGCAGCGATTTGACTCGGTCAACGCTTTCGACATCCACCGATTCACGGCGCACAGTGACGAAACCAAGACTGGCTTTGACGACCTAACATTCGTCGATTTCTCAAGCAAAAAGTTCCCCGAAATTGCCAGAGGTGTCTGCGAGAGGAACCCGCACGTGTCAGTGACGGAACAGCGTTACAGATGCGACATGTGCTGCAGAGACTTCCCGTGCGGACAAGCTTTGGAGATGCACAGGAAGTCATGCGCATCCGCTACCCGGATTCCTACCCCTGAAAGAGACCGCACGAGGGAAGACTTCTTCGCCAAATTAGATCTAAAGAACAGGTCTTTTGGTATACCTGGCACGTTAACCCCACCAATGGAAAGATTCACGCCTAAATTCGATGATGGCCATCTCACAAACGGCATCAGGCACATCGATGCCGCTCGCGACTTGGCAGATATTCAATCGATATTAAGTGTCACGTCAGCTGGCGGCCTTTTAGAAAGGCTTACTGGCACAAGAGTGGCTTTAGAAAGCTCCGTCCTAACCCCTCCTGATACCATTACTAAGGACAGAGATCAAGAGGAAACCCAAGACAATTTCGCGGCGGAGTTCAGGCGAATGAAGCTACGCGGAGAGTTCCCTTGCAGGCTGTGCCCGGCTAAGTTCCCCAACCTAAGAGCTTTGAAGGGGCACAACAGAGTGCACTTGAGTGGAACAGGCCCAGGGCCTTATCAATGCAACATGTGTCCTCATGCCTCTTTAGACAAGGCAGCGTTAGTACGTCACATGCGCACACATAACGGAGACAGACCGTATGAATGCGCTGTATGTAACTATGCTTTTACAACCAAAGCTAACTGTGAGCGTCACTTGAGAAATAGACACGCCAAAGTCACAAGAGAAGATGTGAAACGATCAATAATTTACCATCCTTCTGAAGACCCCAACAATGACGAAGTGAACTCAAAACTCGCAAGAGATGAAGTGAAGAGATCACTCGCCTTCCACACTCCTGATATTGATAGGCGAAATGAAAGTACTGGACGCGATACGCCTCTGACACACTTCACCCCAAGTTTCATTACTGATAGACATCCAGTCACTAACTTAACGACCAAACCGTTACCACTGCCATTACCAGAATCGCCTTTACCATTACCTATTCCAAGAGACTCAGAACAACCCACTCCTCGTATTAAAGTGAAGGGAATCGGTCAGTTAACCCAAATACCTCCTGAGTTTAGGCCACCAGAAATCTCGTACAAGCAGAATGATATTTCACACGATTCGTACGATGAAGAAGCTCCAGTAGACTTGAGCACGAGTGACAATAATAGCTGTGATGTCCTTGATCTCAGTAAGAAGAAACGTGACGCTGATGCTGAGGAGCCGAAGTCTACACCACGTCCTTCTTTCGAGCCCGACCCAGCAAGCGTGGCCGCAACAGCATTTGAGAAGACTAGACTCCTCTTAGCTTCACAAAGGCTTTTTGAAAACTCCCTTCCTAAAATCGATCCTGCTTACTATGCCAGCCAGTTATCACAGCTTTACGCTGGTGCTGTTCCTGGAATTCCTGGCTTACCTCTACCACCTTCCTTTCCTATCGCCCCATACTTACTTCAACCTTCGTTTTTTCATCACCCAACTGATTCTCGGGAACTTGCCGAAATAAAAGATCACATTCAAAAAGAAATCATTCGAGGCCTAAGTATGTCTGGTGGCAGACTCGTTCCTAATGATCCAGAAAGCCAGCCGAAACTTGAGCCTGAAGAAGATGAACAGAAGCCCCCACCATCAGTGTCACCAGTACCATCACCACACTCTGAATCTCCACGTCCACAAATGAATAACACTCTCGTCCCTCAAACGGACTCAGTGAAGATGGTTATAAAGAATGGAGTGTTAATGCCCAAGCAAAAGCAAAGAAGGTACAGAACTGAAAGACCTTTCTCATGCTCTCAATGTTCAGCGCGGTTTACGCTGCGGTCCAACATGGAACGTCATGTGAAGCAACAACACCCGCAGCACTGGAGCGTCAGGAGACCGGCACCGAGGGCGCCACCGCCGTACCCGACGCCTGACTCGCTGACCGACCGCATGAAGTTCGCCTTATTAGCTCGCCACCTTGAAAGGCCTTTACAACAATCCGAACATTCGCCTGTACGAAGAGATTCTGATGAAGTAGCTGACAACGAGGAGGATGAAGAAGATACCTTAGTAATAGATGAAGAACCTGAGCCGGAAATCAAGGCAGAAGATCACACTGCGGCACGCAGAGCAGCCGCTGAAATCCTCATGGCTACGTGCCAACAAGAAATGACCAAAGACTTCGATCTTAAAATCGCTGGGAACTTGATCAACAAGCCCGTTCCTATTACCAATGATAAGACCGAGTCTGGAACTAATTCTATCTCGCCGACTCAGGAACCTTTGCCAGTACCTGTGGTGCCTACTCGCAGTGACGAGGAGGAAGATGAGGAGGGCTTAGTTGCCTCTACAAGCGAGGGAAACAACTCTGGAAGCGATGAAAATAA ATCGGAAACAGACACAGCCCTGCCACCGAAAAAGAAGTCTGCTTACAGCCTCGCACCTAACCGGGTGTCGTGTCCTTACTGCCACCGCAAGTTCCCGTGGTCATCATCCCTCCGGCGCCATGTCCTCACGCACACAGGCCAGAAGCCATTCAAGTGCCCACACTGCACGCTTCTCTTCACCACCAAGTCAAACTGTGACCGCCACCTGCTAAGGAAGCATGGAGGTTCAGCACGAGCAATACTTGCCGAACCGATCCCTGAGACCGTGTCCCCACCACAACCAGTAAACGACACCAGAGCGGTTCCCGAAAGACCCTTCAAGTGCGTTTCTTGTCCCACCAGTACCTTTTCCTCGCTAGACACGTTGAAAAAGCACATGTCTTCGAGACATGGAGCAGACTCTCAACCAAGCTCTCCGAACCCTGAAATAATTGAAGAAACAAATGAAGGTGGTCTTGTCTTCAAATGCCATTTATGTGAAGCGTCTTTCGGCGATAGAAGTGGAGCCCTATCTCATTTGGCGACGGGACATACTGCTGAATATGAGCAGCTGGTCAGCAAGGGAGCTTTGGATGCCGCGAGTGATAGAAGTGAAAGCGCTGACGATGACGAAAGGGGGAAATTTCCTGACCATGCTAATAGAAag GTGGTCTGCGCATTCTGTATCCGTCGCTTCTGGTCAGCAGAGGATCTTCGGCGCCACATGAGAACTCATTCGGGTGAGAGGCCGTTCGCATGTGACCTCTGCCGACGTCGGTTTACGTTGAAGCACAGCATGCTGCGACATCGCAAGAAGCACAGGGAAGAGATCACGGACGATGAGGAGGCTTCACCGCCGAACACGCCGCTTGAAGATACCGTCACGAATGG ATACCGCTACCAAGACGACGACGGCTCAGGCAGCGAGATCCCAAGCAACGTCAACAACAACAATTCTCCCCCCTCCGCGCCGTACGAAAAGAAGCTCAAACTGGACATGACATCGCGCAAGTACTCCTCAGAGGCCGAAAACGACCCAGAAAACAGCGACCTCATTGGTAAACTGCTCGGTATCCCCGACAAAACCATCAACAAGCTACTGTCCTCCGCGGATGAAGCCGCCAAAATCCTTGGCGTGAATAAATGA
- the LOC110377620 gene encoding ras-responsive element-binding protein 1 isoform X1, which translates to MQGAATAPAPPAAEPPSTQQIKTEEVISEAKIEADEEMDGVQIEKQELRVTRTTSIDSDNRSDRSEEEDLRRARKRAASTSPSPIPMDKRTARYECPKCRQRFDSVNAFDIHRFTAHSDETKTGFDDLTFVDFSSKKFPEIARGVCERNPHVSVTEQRYRCDMCCRDFPCGQALEMHRKSCASATRIPTPERDRTREDFFAKLDLKNRSFGIPGTLTPPMERFTPKFDDGHLTNGIRHIDAARDLADIQSILSVTSAGGLLERLTGTRVALESSVLTPPDTITKDRDQEETQDNFAAEFRRMKLRGEFPCRLCPAKFPNLRALKGHNRVHLSGTGPGPYQCNMCPHASLDKAALVRHMRTHNGDRPYECAVCNYAFTTKANCERHLRNRHAKVTREDVKRSIIYHPSEDPNNDEVNSKLARDEVKRSLAFHTPDIDRRNESTGRDTPLTHFTPSFITDRHPVTNLTTKPLPLPLPESPLPLPIPRDSEQPTPRIKVKGIGQLTQIPPEFRPPEISYKQNDISHDSYDEEAPVDLSTSDNNSCDVLDLSKKKRDADAEEPKSTPRPSFEPDPASVAATAFEKTRLLLASQRLFENSLPKIDPAYYASQLSQLYAGAVPGIPGLPLPPSFPIAPYLLQPSFFHHPTDSRELAEIKDHIQKEIIRGLSMSGGRLVPNDPESQPKLEPEEDEQKPPPSVSPVPSPHSESPRPQMNNTLVPQTDSVKMVIKNGVLMPKQKQRRYRTERPFSCSQCSARFTLRSNMERHVKQQHPQHWSVRRPAPRAPPPYPTPDSLTDRMKFALLARHLERPLQQSEHSPVRRDSDEVADNEEDEEDTLVIDEEPEPEIKAEDHTAARRAAAEILMATCQQEMTKDFDLKIAGNLINKPVPITNDKTESGTNSISPTQEPLPVPVVPTRSDEEEDEEGLVASTSEGNNSGSDENKSETDTALPPKKKSAYSLAPNRVSCPYCHRKFPWSSSLRRHVLTHTGQKPFKCPHCTLLFTTKSNCDRHLLRKHGGSARAILAEPIPETVSPPQPVNDTRAVPERPFKCVSCPTSTFSSLDTLKKHMSSRHGADSQPSSPNPEIIEETNEGGLVFKCHLCEASFGDRSGALSHLATGHTAEYEQLVSKGALDAASDRSESADDDERGKFPDHANRKVVCAFCIRRFWSAEDLRRHMRTHSGERPFACDLCRRRFTLKHSMLRHRKKHREEITDDEEASPPNTPLEDTVTNGYRYQDDDGSGSEIPSNVNNNNSPPSAPYEKKLKLDMTSRKYSSEAENDPENSDLIGKLLGIPDKTINKLLSSADEAAKILGVNK; encoded by the exons ATGCAGGGTGCTGCCACTGCGCCCGCGCCTCCCGCGGCTGAGCCGCCTTCCACGCAAC AAATCAAAACAGAGGAGGTCATCAGTGAAGCTAAAATCGAGGCCGACGAAGAAATGGACGGCGTTCAAATTGAAAAGCAAGAGCTTCGCGTCACTAGGACGACGAGCATCGACAGTGACAACCGATCTGACAGGAGCGAGGAGGAAGACCTACGCAGAGCGCGCAAACGAGCCGCCTCCACCTCACCCTCACCCATCCCCATGGACAAGAGAACCGCAAGATACGAGTGCCCCAAGTGCCGGCAGCGATTTGACTCGGTCAACGCTTTCGACATCCACCGATTCACGGCGCACAGTGACGAAACCAAGACTGGCTTTGACGACCTAACATTCGTCGATTTCTCAAGCAAAAAGTTCCCCGAAATTGCCAGAGGTGTCTGCGAGAGGAACCCGCACGTGTCAGTGACGGAACAGCGTTACAGATGCGACATGTGCTGCAGAGACTTCCCGTGCGGACAAGCTTTGGAGATGCACAGGAAGTCATGCGCATCCGCTACCCGGATTCCTACCCCTGAAAGAGACCGCACGAGGGAAGACTTCTTCGCCAAATTAGATCTAAAGAACAGGTCTTTTGGTATACCTGGCACGTTAACCCCACCAATGGAAAGATTCACGCCTAAATTCGATGATGGCCATCTCACAAACGGCATCAGGCACATCGATGCCGCTCGCGACTTGGCAGATATTCAATCGATATTAAGTGTCACGTCAGCTGGCGGCCTTTTAGAAAGGCTTACTGGCACAAGAGTGGCTTTAGAAAGCTCCGTCCTAACCCCTCCTGATACCATTACTAAGGACAGAGATCAAGAGGAAACCCAAGACAATTTCGCGGCGGAGTTCAGGCGAATGAAGCTACGCGGAGAGTTCCCTTGCAGGCTGTGCCCGGCTAAGTTCCCCAACCTAAGAGCTTTGAAGGGGCACAACAGAGTGCACTTGAGTGGAACAGGCCCAGGGCCTTATCAATGCAACATGTGTCCTCATGCCTCTTTAGACAAGGCAGCGTTAGTACGTCACATGCGCACACATAACGGAGACAGACCGTATGAATGCGCTGTATGTAACTATGCTTTTACAACCAAAGCTAACTGTGAGCGTCACTTGAGAAATAGACACGCCAAAGTCACAAGAGAAGATGTGAAACGATCAATAATTTACCATCCTTCTGAAGACCCCAACAATGACGAAGTGAACTCAAAACTCGCAAGAGATGAAGTGAAGAGATCACTCGCCTTCCACACTCCTGATATTGATAGGCGAAATGAAAGTACTGGACGCGATACGCCTCTGACACACTTCACCCCAAGTTTCATTACTGATAGACATCCAGTCACTAACTTAACGACCAAACCGTTACCACTGCCATTACCAGAATCGCCTTTACCATTACCTATTCCAAGAGACTCAGAACAACCCACTCCTCGTATTAAAGTGAAGGGAATCGGTCAGTTAACCCAAATACCTCCTGAGTTTAGGCCACCAGAAATCTCGTACAAGCAGAATGATATTTCACACGATTCGTACGATGAAGAAGCTCCAGTAGACTTGAGCACGAGTGACAATAATAGCTGTGATGTCCTTGATCTCAGTAAGAAGAAACGTGACGCTGATGCTGAGGAGCCGAAGTCTACACCACGTCCTTCTTTCGAGCCCGACCCAGCAAGCGTGGCCGCAACAGCATTTGAGAAGACTAGACTCCTCTTAGCTTCACAAAGGCTTTTTGAAAACTCCCTTCCTAAAATCGATCCTGCTTACTATGCCAGCCAGTTATCACAGCTTTACGCTGGTGCTGTTCCTGGAATTCCTGGCTTACCTCTACCACCTTCCTTTCCTATCGCCCCATACTTACTTCAACCTTCGTTTTTTCATCACCCAACTGATTCTCGGGAACTTGCCGAAATAAAAGATCACATTCAAAAAGAAATCATTCGAGGCCTAAGTATGTCTGGTGGCAGACTCGTTCCTAATGATCCAGAAAGCCAGCCGAAACTTGAGCCTGAAGAAGATGAACAGAAGCCCCCACCATCAGTGTCACCAGTACCATCACCACACTCTGAATCTCCACGTCCACAAATGAATAACACTCTCGTCCCTCAAACGGACTCAGTGAAGATGGTTATAAAGAATGGAGTGTTAATGCCCAAGCAAAAGCAAAGAAGGTACAGAACTGAAAGACCTTTCTCATGCTCTCAATGTTCAGCGCGGTTTACGCTGCGGTCCAACATGGAACGTCATGTGAAGCAACAACACCCGCAGCACTGGAGCGTCAGGAGACCGGCACCGAGGGCGCCACCGCCGTACCCGACGCCTGACTCGCTGACCGACCGCATGAAGTTCGCCTTATTAGCTCGCCACCTTGAAAGGCCTTTACAACAATCCGAACATTCGCCTGTACGAAGAGATTCTGATGAAGTAGCTGACAACGAGGAGGATGAAGAAGATACCTTAGTAATAGATGAAGAACCTGAGCCGGAAATCAAGGCAGAAGATCACACTGCGGCACGCAGAGCAGCCGCTGAAATCCTCATGGCTACGTGCCAACAAGAAATGACCAAAGACTTCGATCTTAAAATCGCTGGGAACTTGATCAACAAGCCCGTTCCTATTACCAATGATAAGACCGAGTCTGGAACTAATTCTATCTCGCCGACTCAGGAACCTTTGCCAGTACCTGTGGTGCCTACTCGCAGTGACGAGGAGGAAGATGAGGAGGGCTTAGTTGCCTCTACAAGCGAGGGAAACAACTCTGGAAGCGATGAAAATAA ATCGGAAACAGACACAGCCCTGCCACCGAAAAAGAAGTCTGCTTACAGCCTCGCACCTAACCGGGTGTCGTGTCCTTACTGCCACCGCAAGTTCCCGTGGTCATCATCCCTCCGGCGCCATGTCCTCACGCACACAGGCCAGAAGCCATTCAAGTGCCCACACTGCACGCTTCTCTTCACCACCAAGTCAAACTGTGACCGCCACCTGCTAAGGAAGCATGGAGGTTCAGCACGAGCAATACTTGCCGAACCGATCCCTGAGACCGTGTCCCCACCACAACCAGTAAACGACACCAGAGCGGTTCCCGAAAGACCCTTCAAGTGCGTTTCTTGTCCCACCAGTACCTTTTCCTCGCTAGACACGTTGAAAAAGCACATGTCTTCGAGACATGGAGCAGACTCTCAACCAAGCTCTCCGAACCCTGAAATAATTGAAGAAACAAATGAAGGTGGTCTTGTCTTCAAATGCCATTTATGTGAAGCGTCTTTCGGCGATAGAAGTGGAGCCCTATCTCATTTGGCGACGGGACATACTGCTGAATATGAGCAGCTGGTCAGCAAGGGAGCTTTGGATGCCGCGAGTGATAGAAGTGAAAGCGCTGACGATGACGAAAGGGGGAAATTTCCTGACCATGCTAATAGAAag GTGGTCTGCGCATTCTGTATCCGTCGCTTCTGGTCAGCAGAGGATCTTCGGCGCCACATGAGAACTCATTCGGGTGAGAGGCCGTTCGCATGTGACCTCTGCCGACGTCGGTTTACGTTGAAGCACAGCATGCTGCGACATCGCAAGAAGCACAGGGAAGAGATCACGGACGATGAGGAGGCTTCACCGCCGAACACGCCGCTTGAAGATACCGTCACGAATGG ATACCGCTACCAAGACGACGACGGCTCAGGCAGCGAGATCCCAAGCAACGTCAACAACAACAATTCTCCCCCCTCCGCGCCGTACGAAAAGAAGCTCAAACTGGACATGACATCGCGCAAGTACTCCTCAGAGGCCGAAAACGACCCAGAAAACAGCGACCTCATTGGTAAACTGCTCGGTATCCCCGACAAAACCATCAACAAGCTACTGTCCTCCGCGGATGAAGCCGCCAAAATCCTTGGCGTGAATAAATGA